Proteins from a genomic interval of Medicago truncatula cultivar Jemalong A17 chromosome 3, MtrunA17r5.0-ANR, whole genome shotgun sequence:
- the LOC120579479 gene encoding putative ABC transporter C family member 15, translated as MLEPLLGTITNVTFFYMILIWVLFNSLKLSKHNNNLRFKHKPTLFASITVLFNGVMSILNVATVFYDHSYTTSGVIGYNPNPISLSFTWVLATLVSYYSMKKTLGECKRFPIVLILWWVFATIIDIISLSLKLVKNSESMNFRVFLLENIVGAVSFPILLLLCINALPNVCTKEQSETEQRLLEEEFESSTLGEEDEEAFTKASLWSLLTFTWLNPIFKIGRIQKLEHVHVPCVPNSETAAIASSMLKESIHNQTLKGGSLAKAIIFFIWKSMAFNAVLAGVNTIASYIGPLLISNFVNFLLSKNDNSSNQYGLIIASILFLSKTVESLSQRQLYFGAQRIGIRVRAALMAQVYSKSLLVKCRVPADGNITNLINIDIDRVGDFCNHIHGIWLIPVQTFLALIILCINLGWIPSLVAFAVTTLVMMCNTPLAIMQKGLQSKIMEATDARMKMTSETIKNMGILKLHSWELTFMQKLLRFRDTEMSWVKKFLHASSAVATLFWTTPTLVSVFTFGACILVKTELTAATVLSALATFRILQEPICNMPELISMITQTKVSIDRIHKFIEKEDQNPFINRPASESSTVSIEIKPAEYAWEATDQTTTKKATITIKESFMIKKGHKVAICGPVGSGKSSLLLSMLGEIPLISGEATEVYGTRSYVPQSPWIQSGTVRENILFGNKMDTILYENVLDGCALNHDIKIWRPYGDSIPVEERGINLSGGQKQRIQLARAVYNNSDIYFLDDPFSAVDAHTGSHLFKECLVKLLCDKTVVYATHQMEFLEAADVILVMKDGQIVESGSYRDLIACPDRKLVRQMAAHKETIKQIPSLEEDDTVSCRSRPCPKNLIEIDEQNGQEIAKDEKRTREEESMTGRVKWSVYSTFVTLAYNGALVPVILLCQILFQAMQMGSNYWISWAAEQRGRFNNGRLIGIFTLLSGGSSIFILGRTVLMTIVSVETARRLYHGMTTSVFRAPISFFDNTPSSRVLSRSSTDQTRADSDIPYRLAGLVFALIQLLSIIALMSHAAWQVLLVFFAVFAISIWYQVYYITTARELARMVGIRKTPILHHFSESIVGATTIRCFNQERIFLTKAMSLIDDYSRVAFHNYATMEWLSVRINFLFNLVFYFVLVILVTLPRSSIDPSLAGLVATYGLSLNVLQAWVIWNLCNVENKMISVERILQFSTIPSEAPLVIQDCRPTPEWPSEGKIELNNLHIQYDPAAPIVLKGVTCVFPGHKKIGIVGRTGSGKSTMVRALFRAVEPLRGCIVIDGVNISNIGLHDLRSKLGIIPQDPTLFLGTVRTNLDPLEEQTDEELWEVLRKCHLAELVRQDPRLLDAPVAENGENWSLGQRQLVCLARLLLNKRRILVLDEATASIDTATDSLIQKTIREETSDCTVITVAHRIPTVIDNDMVLVLNEGRILEYDNPARLLRDQSSSFSKLVSEYSRRSSQS; from the exons ATGTTAGAACCTCTCTTAGGAACAATCACCAATGTAACGTTCTTctatatgattttgatatggGTTTTATTCAATAGTTTGAAACTAAGCAAGCATAACAATAATCTACGTTTCAAACACAAACCAACCCTATTTGCTTCGATCACTGTTTTGTTCAATGGTGTTATGTCTATTTTGAACGTAGCTACTGTTTTCTATGATCATAGTTACACAACTAGTGGAGTCATAGGGTATAACCCTAACCCTATTTCATTGTCTTTTACTTGGGTTTTAGCAACATTGGTTTCATACTATTCAATGAAGAAAACACTTGGGGAGTGTAAAAGGTTTCCTATTGTTCTAATTCTTTGGTGGGTCTTTGCTACTATAATTGATATCATCTCATTGTCTTTAAAGCTAGTAAAAAATTCAGAATCCATGAACTTTAGGGTTTTTCTGCTGGAGAATATAGTTGGTGCAGTTTCTTTTCCTATTTTGTTACTTCTATGCATCAATGCACTTCCCAATGTGTGCACAAAGGAGCAAAGCGAAACCGAACAAAGGTTACTTGAAGAAGAGTTTGAATCTTCTACTTtgggagaagaagatgaagaggcTTTCACAAAAGCTAGTTTATGGAGTCTCCTCACATTCACTTGGTTGAATCCTATTTTTAAAATCGGTCGGATTCAGAAGCTTGAACATGTCCATGTTCCTTGTGTTCCTAACTCTGAAACTGCTGCTATTGCTTCTTCTATGTTGAAAGAATCTATTCACAATCAAACACTTAAAGGTGGTTCCTTGGCAAAAGCTATTATCTTCTTTATTTGGAAATCCATGGCCTTCAATGCAGTTTTAGCAG GAGTTAATACTATTGCATCCTATATTGGTCCATTGTTGATATCAAACTTCGTAAACTTTTTGTTATCCAAAAATGATAATTCAAGCAATCAATATGGACTGATTATTGCCTCCATTCTCTTCCTCTCAAAAACCGTGGAGTCATTGAGTCAGAGACAATTGTACTTTGGTGCTCAAAGAATTGGAATTCGAGTCCGTGCAGCTCTTATGGCCCAAGTTTATAGCAAGTCTCTATTAGTCAAGTGTCGTGTACCGGCAGATGGTAACATAACCAATTTGATTAACATAGATATCGATAGAGTTGGAGACTTCTGCAATCATATTCATGGAATTTGGCTGATTCCGGTTCAGACATTTTTGGCCTTGATCATCTTATGCATAAATCTAGGTTGGATACCATCTCTTGTTGCCTTTGCCGTCACAACTTTGGTTATGATGTGTAACACACCTTTGGCCATCATGCAAAAAGGTTTGCAGTCCAAAATCATGGAAGCCACAGATGCAAGAATGAAAATGACATCAGAGACCATCAAGAACATGGGAATTTTGAAGTTGCATTCATGGGAATTAACATTCATGCAGAAACTTCTCCGGTTTAGGGACACTGAAATGAGCTGGGTGAAAAAATTCCTCCATGCAAGTTCCGCAGTAGCCACTCTTTTTTGGACAACTCCAACTTTGGTTTCTGTTTTCACTTTTGGGGCATGTATATTGGTGAAGACTGAGCTAACTGCGGCAACAGTCCTCTCAGCTCTTGCAACATTCCGCATTCTACAAGAACCAATTTGCAATATGCCTGAGCTTATATCCATGATTACTCAAACCAAAGTATCAATTGATCGTATCCACAAGTTCATAGAAAAAGAGGATCAAAATCCATTCATTAATAGGCCTGCTTCCGAATCTTCAACAGTTTCTATTGAAATCAAGCCGGCAGAATATGCATGGGAAGCAACCGATCAAACCACCACCAAGAAAGCAACAATTACAATTAAAGAatcatttatgataaagaaaggTCACAAGGTAGCGATTTGTGGACCAGTAGGGTCGGGAAAATCAAGTTTACTTCTCAGTATGCTTGGTGAGATTCCATTGATTTCTGGGGAAGCAACCGAAGTGTATGGAACCAGAAGCTATGTGCCACAAAGTCCATGGATCCAATCAGGAACTGTGAGAGAAAACATACTCTTCGGAAACAAAATGGATacaattttatatgaaaatgtcCTGGATGGTTGTGCGTTGAACCATGATATCAAAATATGGAGGCCATACGGAGATTCAATCCCTGTGGAGGAGAGGGGCATTAACTTAAGTGGAGGGCAGAAACAACGAATTCAACTGGCAAGGGCGGTCTATAATAACTCGGATATTTATTTCCTTGACGATCCTTTTAGTGCTGTTGATGCTCACACCGGAAGTCATTTGTTTAAG GAATGTCTTGTGAAATTGTTGTGTGATAAAACAGTTGTTTATGCCACACATCAGATGGAATTTTTGGAAGCCGCAGACGTTATTTTG GTTATGAAAGATGGACAAATAGTGGAGTCGGGAAGCTATAGAGATCTCATAGCATGTCCTGATAGAAAACTTGTCCGACAAATGGCGGCTcataaagaaacaataaaacaaattcCATCCCTAGAAGAAGATGACACTGTTAGCTGCAGAAGCAGACCCTGCCCTAAAAATCTAATTGAAATTGATGAACAGAATGGTCAGGAGATCGCCAAGGATGAGAAGAGAACGAGAGAAGAGGAATCAATGACCGGTCGAGTAAAATGGAGTGTTTACTCAACCTTTGTCACATTGGCTTACAATGGAGCACTTGTTCCGGTTATTCTCCTATGTCAAATTCTCTTTCAAGCTATGCAGATGGGAAGCAACTATTGGATTTCTTGGGCTGCAGAACAAAGGGGAAGATTCAACAATGGGCGGCTTATTGGAATATTTACCCTTCTGTCTGGTGGGAGCTCCATCTTCATCTTGGGAAGGACTGTTTTAATGACAATAGTTTCGGTCGAAACAGCCAGACGCCTTTATCATGGAATGACCACATCAGTTTTCAGGGCACCTATTTCCTTTTTTGATAACACACCTTCAAGCCGAGTTTTGAGTAGG TCATCTACAGATCAAACAAGGGCAGATAGTGACATTCCATACAGATTAGCTGGACTAGTCTTTGCACTTATCCAGTTATTAAGTATCATTGCCTTAATGTCTCACGCCGCATGGCAAGTCCTTCTTGTCTTTTTTGCGGTTTTTGCCATCTCCATCTGGTATCAA GTGTATTATATCACTACAGCAAGGGAATTGGCCAGGATGGTAGGGATTCGAAAGACACCAATCTTGCATCACTTCTCGGAATCAATTGTTGGGGCTACCACAATCCGGTGTTTCAATCAAGAGAGAATATTCTTGACCAAGGCTATGTCTTTAATCGATGATTATTCTCGTGTAGCCTTTCACAACTATGCCACCATGGAATGGTTGTCTGTTAGaattaattttctctttaatttggTCTTCTATTTTGTTCTCGTCATCTTGGTTACTTTGCCGAGGTCTTCCATTGATCCGA GCTTAGCAGGTCTTGTAGCTACTTATGGTTTGAGCCTCAATGTACTTCAGGCTTGGGTGATATGGAACCTTTGTAACGTCGAGAACAAAATGATATCAGTAGAGAGAATATTACAATTCTCGACTATACCTTCTGAAGCACCACTAGTTATTCAAGATTGTAGGCCGACACCAGAGTGGCCTAGCGAAGGAAAAATCGAACTCAACAACCTGCATATACAATATGATCCTGCTGCTCCCATTGTTCTCAAAGGTGTCACTTGTGTCTTCCCAGgacataaaaaaattggtatagTAGGCCGGACAGGGAGTGGGAAATCTACTATGGTGCGAGCTCTCTTTCGAGCAGTGGAGCCTTTAAGAGGATGCATAGTTATCGATGGTgtaaatatttcaaatattgGCCTGCATGATTTAAGGTCCAAGCTTGGCATAATTCCTCAGGATCCGACCTTGTTTTTAGGCACCGTAAGGACTAACTTGGATCCTTTGGAAGAACAAACAGACGAAGAGCTATGGGAG GTTCTCCGCAAGTGCCATCTCGCTGAATTAGTACGACAAGATCCAAGGCTTCTCGATGCACCAG TGGCTGAGAATGGAGAAAATTGGAGCCTTGGACAGCGACAACTAGTTTGCCTTGCTAGATTATTGCTGAATAAAAGACGAATTTTGGTCCTAGATGAGGCAACTGCATCCATAGACACCGCAACTGATAGTTTAATTCAAAAGACTATCAGGGAAGAAACGAGTGATTGCACCGTCATTACAGTAGCACACAGAATTCCCACCGTCATTGATAACGATATGGTTCTAGTCCTTAACGAAG GTAGAATTTTGGAGTATGATAATCCAGCTCGATTGCTACGGGACCAATCTTCTTCGTTCTCAAAGCTGGTGTCAGAATATTCAAGGAGATCATCTCAAAGTTAA
- the LOC120579667 gene encoding dirigent protein 21 has protein sequence MATSLRFFFLFTVTFIFAQFFTTNGMFSEQSNIMLPTNKQSTEKLTHLHFFYHDILEGKNPTVVQIIDPSNTIGFGASYMMDNLLTEEQEITSKPVGRAQGMFGLASLHDRGMVMLINLAFTEGDFAGSTLSMLGRNPVQDTVRELPIVGGTGVFRFARGYAIAKSVWEISTSEHFVVEYDVTVSHP, from the coding sequence ATGGCTACATCTCTTagattcttctttctcttcactgTCACTTTCATATTTGCTCAATTTTTCACTACCAATGGAATGTTCTCCGAACAATCCAACATCATGTTACCAACAAATAAACAAAGCACTGAAAAATTAACCCACTTGCACTTTTTTTACCATGACATATTAGAAGGTAAAAATCCAACGGTTGTACAAATTATTGATCCATCAAATACGATTGGTTTCGGAGCAAGTTACATGATGGACAACCTCTTAACTGAAGAACAAGAGATAACCTCAAAACCTGTTGGTAGAGCTCAAGGGATGTTTGGTTTGGCATCTTTGCATGACCGTGGAATGGTTATGTTAATTAATCTTGCTTTCACTGAAGGTGATTTTGCTGGTAGTACTCTTAGTATGCTTGGAAGGAATCCTGTTCAAGACACTGTTAGAGAACTGCCTATTGTCGGCGGCACCGGCGTCTTTAGGTTTGCTAGGGGATATGCTATTGCTAAGAGTGTCTGGGAGATTTCAACATCTGagcattttgttgttgagtaTGATGTCACTGTTTCTCATCCATAG
- the LOC120579665 gene encoding dirigent protein 21 — MYLRTMTLSHSFIFLFSLTLISTQLTTTNGVFSKQSNIILPSEQQTTEKLTHIHFYYHDIRGNKNPTMLQIIDTPQNVANGFGSTFMMDDAMTEGPELSSKHIGRAQGMFGLCSLHDIAECMLINMVFNEGKYAGSTLSMLGRNPITKQNRETSIVGGTGIFRFARGYAIANSVNSISTPEHYVVEYNITVSHP, encoded by the coding sequence atgtatCTTAGAACAATGACTCTTTCACATAGtttcatcttcctcttctcACTCACACTCATTTCCACTCAACTAACAACCACAAATGGAGTTTTCTCAAAACAATCAAACATCATATTACCCTCCGAACAACAAACTACAGAGAAGCTAACACATATCCATTTCTACTATCATGACATTAGAGGCAACAAAAACCCCACCATGTTACAAATCATTGACACACCACAAAATGTAGCTAATGGATTTGGTTCAACTTTTATGATGGATGATGCAATGACTGAAGGACCAGAATTAAGTTCAAAACACATTGGAAGAGCTCAAGGGATGTTTGGTCTTTGTTCACTACATGATATTGCAGAGTGTATGTTGATAAATATGGTTTTTAATGAAGGGAAATATGCTGGAAGTACTCTAAGCATGTTGGGAAGGAATCCTATTACCAAACAAAATAGAGAAACCTCTATTGTTGGTGGAACTGGTATTTTTAGATTTGCTAGAGGGTATGCTATTGCAAATAGTGTTAACTCCATTTCTACACCTGAACATTATGTTGTTGAGTATAATATTACTGTTTCTCATCCTTAA
- the LOC120579666 gene encoding dirigent protein 21, whose amino-acid sequence MATSLRFFFLFTLTLIFAQFFTINGLFSEQSNIMLPTNQQSTEKLTHLHFFYHDILEGKNPTVVQIIDPSTSSPSGFGTTFMMDNLLTEEQELTSKPVGRAQGMFGLASLHDRGMVMLINLAFTEGDFAGSTLSMLGRNPVQDTVRELPIVGGTGVFRFARGYAVAKSLWEISTSEHFVVEYDVTVSHP is encoded by the coding sequence ATGGCTACCTCTCTTAggttcttctttctcttcactcTCACTCTCATATTTGCTCAATTTTTCACTATCAATGGATTATTCTCCGAACAATCCAACATAATGTTACCAACAAATCAACAAAGCACTGAAAAATTAACCCACTTGCACTTTTTTTACCATGACATCTTAGAAGGTAAAAATCCAACGGTTGTACAAATTATAGATCCATCAACTAGTTCACCAAGTGGATTTGGAACAACATTCATGATGGACAACCTCTTAACTGAAGAACAAGAGCTAACCTCAAAACCAGTTGGTAGAGCTCAAGGGATGTTTGGTTTGGCATCTTTGCATGACCGTGGAATGGTTATGTTAATTAATCTTGCTTTCACTGAAGGTGATTTTGCTGGTAGTACTCTTAGTATGCTTGGAAGGAATCCTGTTCAAGACACTGTTAGAGAACTGCCTATTGTCGGCGGCACCGGCGTGTTTAGGTTTGCTAGAGGTTATGCTGTTGCTAAGAGTCTTTGGGAGATTTCAACTTCTGagcattttgttgttgagtaTGATGTCACTGTTTCTCATCCATAG